Part of the Candidatus Cloacimonadota bacterium genome, CTCCTTTGATCGAAAAAGCAGGAAATTGGTTGGCGGAAGAAATGGATAAGATCAATTTTAAAACAACGGAAATTCCGGTCATTTCCAATGTCGATGCCAAACCGGTTTCCGATCCTGAGCAAATTAAGAAAAATCTGGCAGAGCAGGTTACATCATCAGTTCTCTGGGTAGATTCAATCAATAATTTGATCAAAGATGGAGTCGAGATTTTTATTGAGTTTGGTCCCAAAAAAGTGCTTGCCGGAATGATCAAAAAAATAGATCGAAGCGTTAAAGTCATGAGTATAGATAAGCTGGAAGATGTAGAGAAAGTGAAAGTTGAATTAGTATAAAAAAAACCTTGCGAATGGTTACAAACCTTCGCAATGGTTGAAAGGTTTTTCATTCCAAAAATCAAGAAACAATGACAAGAGAAGAATTAGTAAATTTCTGGATCGAAGGTTCGGACAGAGATTTCAAATCGATGCAAAACATGTTCGAATCCAAAGATTATCATTGGTCTTTATATGTCGGACATTTAGTGGTCGAGAAATTACTCAAA contains:
- a CDS encoding HEPN domain-containing protein — its product is MTREELVNFWIEGSDRDFKSMQNMFESKDYHWSLYVGHLVVEKLLK